One genomic region from Epinephelus fuscoguttatus linkage group LG6, E.fuscoguttatus.final_Chr_v1 encodes:
- the LOC125889679 gene encoding zinc-binding protein A33-like, producing the protein MKMIEEQISSLSHSICAVEEELQKHEVPFLSSYKATQSRARVQCSLSDPQLVSGALIDVAKHLGNLSFRVWEKMKDKVHFSPVILDPNTANPWLYLSDDLTSVRRGDTEQQLPDHLKRCTEYATVLGSEGFSSGKHSWQVEVGDHPGWNVGLAKESFDRKGVIHASTKGGIWCLIHRSGKYSNGLGNKVKVKKSLQRIRVQLDYDRGEVSFYDPEDMTHIYTHRDTFTEKLFPYLCVGKAGDVVTNDFRIRQSEICVHLI; encoded by the coding sequence ATGAAGATGATTGAGGAGCAGAtctcctctctgtcacacagtaTCTGTGCTGTTGAAGAAGAGCTGCAGAAACACGAGGTGCCATTCCTCAGCAGTTATAAAGCCACTCAGAGCAGAGCCAGAGTCCAGTGCTCACTGTCAGATCCACAGCTGGTCTCAGGAGCGCTGATAGATGTGGCCAAACACCTGGGCAACCTGTCCTTCAGAGTCTGGGAGAAGATGAAGGACAAGGTCCACTTCAGTCCTGTCATTCTGGACCCAAACACTGCAAACCCCTGGCTCTATCTGTCTGATGATCTGACCAGTGTGAGACGTGGAGACACAGAACAGCAGCTTCCTGATCATCTCAAGAGATGCACCGAGTATGCCACTGTTCTGGGCTCTGAGGGCTTCAGCTCAGGGAAACACAGCTggcaggtggaggtgggggaTCATCCTGGCTGGAATGTGGGTTTGGCTAAAGAGTCATTTGACAGGAAAGGAGTGATACATGCTTCCACAAAAGGTGGAATCTGGTGTTTAATTCATCGCAGTGGAAAATACAGTAATGGTCTTGGTAACAAAGTCAAAGTGAAGAAGAGTCTCCAGAGGATCAGAGTCCAGCTGGACTATGACAGGGGGGAGGTGTCCTTCTACGACCCTGAAGACATGACTCACATCTACACTCACAGAGACActttcactgagaaactcttcCCATATTTGTGTGTTGGAAAAGCTGGTGATGTCGTAACAAATGATTTCAGAATTCGTCAAAGTGAGATTTGTGTTCATTTGATCTGA